A stretch of the Aggregatibacter sp. HMT-949 genome encodes the following:
- the murI gene encoding glutamate racemase has translation MAIKKQPTVLFFDSGMGGLSVYKEAKKLSPDCHYLYCFDNAGFPYSEKSEEEIIARTLNVCQSINEKFPLDAIVIACNTASTVVLPPLRERFSIPVVGTVPAIKPAAQRSQTKHIGLLATKGTVKREYVNDLIERFAPHCKVEKLGSTILVEIAEQKIQGQSVDLIALSNELKPWKNMADLDTICLGCTHFPLIKDEIQICLPQVRNFMDPGYAIAKRLKHLLEDAEINSEKRLPQVNQVFSTKELENPEKLKSALLLWGFKELNLLNE, from the coding sequence ATGGCGATAAAAAAACAACCTACAGTACTTTTTTTTGATTCTGGTATGGGCGGATTAAGCGTTTACAAAGAAGCTAAAAAATTGTCACCCGATTGTCATTATTTGTATTGCTTTGACAATGCAGGCTTTCCTTACTCCGAGAAGTCAGAAGAGGAAATTATTGCGCGTACGTTAAATGTCTGTCAGAGCATTAATGAGAAATTTCCGCTTGATGCTATCGTAATTGCCTGTAATACCGCCAGTACCGTCGTATTGCCGCCTCTGCGCGAAAGATTTTCTATTCCGGTCGTTGGTACGGTGCCAGCTATTAAGCCGGCTGCGCAAAGATCACAAACAAAACATATTGGATTATTAGCGACTAAAGGTACGGTAAAACGGGAATATGTAAACGATTTAATTGAGCGTTTCGCACCGCATTGCAAGGTTGAAAAATTAGGCTCGACAATATTGGTGGAAATCGCCGAACAGAAAATTCAAGGACAATCGGTCGATCTTATCGCTTTGAGTAACGAGCTTAAGCCTTGGAAAAATATGGCGGATTTAGATACGATTTGTTTAGGTTGTACGCATTTTCCACTGATTAAAGATGAAATTCAAATTTGCTTGCCGCAAGTGAGAAATTTTATGGATCCTGGCTACGCGATTGCAAAACGTTTAAAACATTTGCTTGAGGACGCTGAAATAAATTCAGAAAAAAGACTGCCACAAGTTAATCAAGTTTTTAGCACAAAAGAACTGGAAAATCCGGAGAAATTAAAATCAGCGTTATTATTGTGGGGATTTAAGGAATTAAACTTGTTGAATGAGTGA
- the mfd gene encoding transcription-repair coupling factor, whose product MNTAFFPLDLPTEPNDHKILGNVLQGADALAISEIAEQNAGLTVVVTPDTRSALRLSRVLAELSCLDVRLFPDWETLPYDTFSPHQEIISSRLSALFYLQQAKKGIFLLPIATLMQRLCPPQYLQHNVLLIKKGDRLVIDKMRLQLEMAGYRAVEQVLEHGEYAVRGSLLDLFPMGSVQPFRLDFFDDEIDSIRTFDVDTQRTLDEIQSVNLLPAHEFPTDDKGIEFFRAQFRETFSEIRRDSEHIYQQISKGTLISGIEYWQPLFFAEMATLFDYLPQQTLFIDIEGNQEQGERFYRDAAQRYEQRKADPMRPLLAPQKLWLNVDEVNRKLKSYPRISLKTEKVRSSVRQKNLPVTALPEVTIQSQQKEPLGQLRQFIEQFKGHILFSVETEGRRETLLDLLLPLKLKPKQIKSLAQAEQEKFSLWVSSLEQGFIIEQTPSLAIIGEANLLGERVQQRSRDKRKSVNPDTLVRNLAELKIGQPVVHLDHGVGRYGGLVTLDTGGIKAEYLLLNYANESKLYVPVTALHLISRYVGGSDETAPLHKLGNEAWAKSRQKAAEKIRDVAAELLDVYAQRAAKKGFAFKYDREEFQQFAATFPFEETHDQKMAINAVLSDMCQSKAMDRLVCGDVGFGKTEVAMRAAFLAVMNHKQVAVLVPTTLLAQQHYENFKDRFANLPVNVEVLSRFKTAKEQKQILQNLSEGKVDILIGTHKLIQSDVKFSDLGLLIIDEEHRFGVGQKEKIKQLRANIDILTLTATPIPRTLNMAMNGIRDLSIISTPPARRLSIKTFVRQKDDLVIREAILREILRGGQVYYLHNDVASIENTAEQLAALVPEARIVVGHGQMRERELERVMTDFYHQRYNVLVCSTIIETGIDVPTANTIIIERADHFGLAQLHQLRGRVGRSHHQAYAYLLTPPPKMMTKDAERRLDALENLDNLGAGFILATHDLEIRGAGELLGNEQSGQIESIGFSLYMELLDAAVKALKEGREPSLDELTQQHADIELRIPALLPEDYLGDVNMRLSFYKRIAAAESKQELDELKVELIDRFGLLPEAAKNLLQIAELRLQVEPLKVLRIDAGTQGGFIEFAPSAKVDPEKFIRLIQKEPIVYRFDGPLKFKFIKDLTESQVRLAFVVELVKTLVE is encoded by the coding sequence ATGAATACCGCTTTTTTCCCCCTCGATCTTCCTACCGAACCGAATGATCATAAAATTTTAGGTAACGTGCTGCAGGGCGCCGATGCATTGGCGATTAGCGAAATCGCCGAGCAAAATGCGGGGCTGACGGTAGTGGTTACGCCGGACACCCGAAGCGCGCTGCGTTTATCGCGCGTATTAGCAGAATTAAGCTGCCTGGACGTGCGTTTATTTCCCGATTGGGAAACCTTGCCTTACGATACTTTTTCGCCCCATCAAGAAATTATTTCCTCGCGTTTGAGCGCCCTGTTTTATTTACAACAGGCCAAAAAAGGCATTTTTTTATTACCGATCGCCACTTTGATGCAACGCCTTTGCCCGCCGCAATATCTGCAACATAATGTTCTGTTGATTAAAAAAGGCGATCGTCTTGTTATCGATAAAATGCGTTTACAACTGGAAATGGCAGGTTATCGCGCGGTGGAGCAAGTGCTGGAACACGGTGAATATGCGGTGCGTGGTTCATTGCTGGACCTTTTCCCGATGGGAAGTGTGCAGCCTTTTCGGTTAGATTTTTTTGACGATGAAATTGATTCTATCCGTACCTTTGACGTGGATACTCAGCGTACGCTGGATGAAATTCAGTCCGTCAATTTATTGCCTGCGCATGAATTTCCAACGGACGATAAAGGCATCGAGTTTTTCCGGGCACAATTTCGAGAAACTTTCAGCGAAATTCGTCGTGATTCGGAACATATTTATCAACAAATCAGTAAAGGCACATTGATTTCCGGTATCGAATATTGGCAACCGTTGTTTTTTGCGGAAATGGCGACCTTGTTTGATTATTTGCCGCAGCAGACTTTGTTTATCGATATAGAAGGTAATCAAGAGCAAGGGGAACGTTTTTATCGCGATGCGGCACAGCGTTATGAACAGCGCAAAGCGGATCCAATGCGCCCGTTGCTGGCTCCGCAAAAATTGTGGCTGAATGTCGATGAAGTGAATCGCAAACTCAAATCTTATCCTCGTATTAGCTTAAAAACGGAAAAAGTGCGCTCATCTGTCCGCCAGAAAAATTTACCGGTAACAGCATTGCCGGAAGTGACGATTCAATCGCAACAAAAAGAACCGCTTGGGCAACTTCGTCAATTTATCGAACAATTTAAAGGCCATATTTTGTTTTCCGTGGAAACGGAAGGCCGCCGCGAAACCTTGCTGGATTTGCTTTTACCGTTAAAACTCAAGCCGAAACAAATAAAATCGCTTGCTCAGGCAGAACAAGAAAAATTTAGCCTGTGGGTAAGTTCGCTCGAACAAGGTTTTATTATTGAACAAACGCCGTCGCTTGCGATTATCGGCGAAGCGAATTTGCTTGGTGAACGCGTGCAACAACGCAGCCGCGATAAACGTAAAAGCGTTAATCCCGATACGCTGGTACGCAATCTTGCAGAACTGAAAATCGGTCAACCGGTGGTGCATTTGGATCACGGCGTGGGACGTTACGGCGGTTTGGTAACGTTGGATACTGGCGGTATCAAAGCGGAATATTTACTGCTCAATTATGCGAATGAATCCAAACTCTACGTACCGGTGACTGCGCTGCATTTAATTAGCCGTTATGTCGGCGGTTCGGACGAAACTGCGCCGTTGCACAAACTCGGTAATGAGGCTTGGGCAAAATCGCGCCAAAAAGCAGCGGAGAAAATTCGCGATGTGGCGGCGGAATTACTGGATGTGTATGCGCAGCGTGCGGCGAAGAAAGGCTTTGCATTCAAATATGATCGTGAAGAATTTCAACAATTTGCTGCGACTTTCCCGTTTGAAGAAACCCATGATCAAAAAATGGCTATCAATGCGGTGCTCTCGGATATGTGTCAATCAAAAGCCATGGATCGCCTTGTGTGCGGCGATGTGGGGTTTGGCAAAACCGAGGTGGCGATGCGCGCCGCATTTTTAGCTGTAATGAATCATAAACAAGTCGCCGTATTGGTGCCGACCACGCTGTTGGCACAACAACATTACGAAAATTTCAAAGATCGTTTCGCCAATTTACCGGTGAATGTGGAAGTGCTTTCTCGTTTTAAAACCGCTAAAGAACAAAAACAAATTCTGCAAAATTTATCCGAAGGCAAAGTGGATATTTTAATTGGCACGCATAAATTAATTCAGTCCGATGTAAAATTTAGTGATTTGGGCTTGTTGATCATTGATGAAGAGCACCGCTTTGGTGTCGGACAAAAAGAGAAAATTAAACAACTGCGCGCAAATATTGATATTCTCACACTCACAGCGACGCCGATTCCACGTACGTTGAATATGGCGATGAACGGCATTCGTGATCTTTCGATTATTTCCACGCCGCCGGCGCGTCGTTTGAGCATTAAAACTTTCGTGCGCCAAAAAGATGATCTCGTAATACGCGAAGCAATTTTGCGCGAAATTCTGCGCGGCGGACAGGTTTATTATTTGCATAATGATGTGGCGAGTATTGAGAATACCGCCGAACAACTTGCCGCACTGGTGCCGGAAGCGCGCATTGTCGTCGGGCACGGACAAATGCGTGAACGCGAGCTGGAACGCGTAATGACTGATTTCTATCACCAACGTTATAACGTGCTAGTGTGTTCTACGATTATCGAAACCGGCATCGACGTGCCGACTGCAAATACCATCATTATCGAACGAGCCGATCACTTCGGTTTGGCGCAGTTGCATCAATTGCGCGGACGGGTAGGGCGTTCTCATCATCAAGCCTACGCGTATTTGCTCACACCGCCCCCGAAAATGATGACGAAAGATGCGGAGCGTCGTTTAGATGCGTTGGAAAATCTGGATAATCTTGGCGCCGGCTTTATTCTTGCCACTCACGATTTAGAAATTCGTGGCGCCGGTGAATTGCTTGGTAACGAACAAAGCGGTCAAATTGAAAGCATCGGTTTTTCGCTTTATATGGAATTGCTCGACGCAGCGGTGAAAGCTTTAAAAGAGGGGCGTGAACCATCGTTGGACGAATTGACACAGCAACACGCAGACATTGAATTACGCATTCCGGCGCTATTGCCGGAGGATTATTTAGGCGACGTGAATATGCGCTTATCCTTCTATAAACGTATTGCCGCTGCAGAAAGTAAGCAAGAGTTGGATGAGCTGAAAGTGGAATTGATCGACCGCTTCGGTTTATTGCCGGAAGCAGCGAAAAATCTGTTACAAATCGCTGAATTGCGTTTGCAGGTTGAACCGCTCAAGGTATTGCGCATCGACGCCGGTACGCAAGGCGGTTTTATCGAATTTGCACCGAGCGCTAAGGTAGATCCGGAAAAATTTATTCGGTTGATTCAAAAAGAACCGATTGTGTATCGTTTTGACGGGCCGCTGAAGTTTAAGTTTATAAAAGATTTGACTGAAAGCCAGGTGCGATTGGCGTTTGTGGTGGAATTAGTAAAAACGTTAGTCGAATAG
- a CDS encoding tRNA(Met) cytidine acetyltransferase TmcA → MSRQCQLLIAQNLPENLPPDVLVVGESGVPFAKTVNLLGQEFAHILFDARQGIHLEALAIAAGTLKRGGTLCLLLADWANLACRPDQDSLRWSGKQQAIATPNFIRHFKQCVTRYGFPVLTAFNAVLFRQSDYSENVSRHATAAQQKIIEQILQKKHDLYFLTAKRGRGKSALLGILADRLKAPIFLTAANKNAVETLRNFAASDPQFIAPDELSARLRQDPAFSKNAWLFVDEAAMIPLAQLQGFARHFQHILFSTTIHSYEGTGRGFEVKFKQKIDRTFLSFELQQPLRWAENDPLELFIEDLLLLNAEEAFGRLDYARQTDIHIHEISQSKLVKSPESFYGLMSLAHYRTSPIDLRRLLDGRKQRFCLAECDEKLLGAIWALEEGEIRDEYLLEQIRRGKRRPKGNLVPQALCFHENLPQACRLRSLRISRIAVAPHWQRQHIGRKLVDSIECRHTDFLSVSFGYTEQLVRFWLQCGFILVHLGEHQDASSGCYSAIALKGLSAQGAELVRVAERQFRRNLPLSFHPLAANLASGETDWTLNETDWQSLKDFANFHRTLFSVQPAIRRLLNRFGERNFPHIFAYLTKKQLPFNKKKSVEYLRLEIKQFLLKK, encoded by the coding sequence ATGTCACGCCAATGCCAGTTGCTTATTGCTCAGAATTTACCCGAAAATTTGCCGCCTGACGTATTGGTTGTCGGGGAATCGGGCGTGCCTTTTGCGAAAACGGTAAATTTGCTTGGGCAAGAATTTGCGCACATTTTGTTTGATGCGCGCCAAGGCATTCATTTAGAAGCGCTCGCTATTGCTGCCGGTACATTAAAAAGGGGCGGTACGCTTTGCTTGTTGTTAGCGGATTGGGCGAATTTAGCATGCCGGCCGGATCAAGATAGCCTGCGTTGGAGCGGCAAGCAACAGGCTATTGCCACACCAAATTTTATTCGCCATTTCAAACAATGCGTGACGCGCTACGGCTTCCCCGTGTTGACGGCGTTCAATGCGGTGCTATTTCGGCAATCCGATTATTCGGAAAATGTAAGCCGGCACGCGACGGCGGCCCAGCAAAAAATTATCGAACAGATTTTGCAAAAAAAGCACGATCTGTATTTTCTCACAGCCAAACGAGGACGCGGTAAATCCGCGCTGTTAGGTATTCTGGCCGATCGACTCAAAGCACCGATTTTTTTGACTGCTGCGAATAAAAATGCGGTCGAAACCTTACGCAATTTTGCCGCAAGCGACCCGCAATTTATCGCACCGGACGAGTTGAGCGCACGCCTGCGACAAGATCCGGCGTTTAGCAAAAATGCTTGGCTTTTTGTGGACGAGGCCGCGATGATTCCGCTTGCGCAGTTGCAAGGATTTGCGCGACATTTTCAGCATATTTTATTCAGTACCACGATCCATAGTTACGAAGGTACGGGACGCGGTTTTGAAGTCAAATTTAAGCAAAAAATCGACCGCACTTTTTTGTCTTTCGAACTGCAACAACCACTGCGTTGGGCTGAAAATGACCCGCTCGAACTTTTTATTGAAGATCTGCTGCTTTTGAATGCGGAAGAGGCATTTGGGCGACTTGATTATGCGCGGCAAACGGATATTCATATTCATGAAATTTCTCAAAGCAAATTAGTAAAATCGCCCGAATCTTTTTACGGTTTGATGAGCCTTGCGCATTATCGCACTTCACCGATTGATCTTCGCCGCTTATTAGACGGTCGGAAACAACGTTTTTGTCTGGCCGAATGCGACGAAAAGTTGCTCGGTGCAATTTGGGCGTTAGAAGAGGGCGAAATACGAGACGAATACCTGCTCGAGCAAATTCGACGAGGCAAACGTCGCCCTAAGGGCAATTTAGTACCGCAAGCGTTGTGTTTTCACGAAAATTTACCGCAAGCTTGCCGTTTGCGTTCGCTACGGATTTCACGTATCGCAGTAGCACCGCATTGGCAACGGCAGCACATCGGGCGTAAGCTGGTCGATTCGATCGAATGTCGCCATACCGATTTTCTTTCAGTAAGTTTCGGCTACACGGAGCAACTCGTCCGTTTTTGGCTTCAATGCGGTTTTATTTTGGTACATTTAGGCGAGCATCAAGACGCGAGCAGTGGCTGTTATTCTGCCATCGCCTTAAAAGGGCTTTCCGCACAAGGCGCGGAATTGGTACGAGTCGCCGAACGACAATTTCGGCGCAATTTGCCTTTGTCTTTTCATCCTCTTGCGGCGAACTTGGCTTCGGGTGAAACGGATTGGACCCTAAACGAAACGGATTGGCAAAGCCTAAAAGACTTTGCCAATTTCCATCGAACGTTGTTTTCCGTGCAACCGGCAATTCGTCGTTTGTTAAACCGTTTCGGCGAGCGAAATTTTCCGCACATTTTTGCCTATTTAACAAAAAAACAACTTCCGTTTAACAAGAAAAAAAGCGTAGAATACCTTCGTTTAGAAATTAAACAATTTTTACTGAAGAAATAA
- the recG gene encoding ATP-dependent DNA helicase RecG, with product MNARLLNAVPLTTLTGVGAAISDKLGKLGIHNLQDLLFHLPIRYEDRTRITPIAQLRPEQYFTIEGMVQTCEVTFGRRPILSVGLSDGTSKIMLRFFNFNAGMRNSFQIGERVKAFGEVKRGRFMAEIHHPEYQIVRDKASLELEETLTPIYSTTEGLKQNLLRKLMDQALALLDNVQIAEILPHELNPHQFSLKEALHLLHRPPPDISLEILEQGKHPAQQRLIFEELLAHNLAMQKVRLGMQQFLALPLRDQTDLKQRFLAGLSFRPTEAQTRVVGDIEQDLAKNFPMMRLVQGDVGSGKTLVAALAALTAIDNGKQVALMAPTEILAEQHADNFRHWFEPLGINVGWLAGKVKGKARRAELEKIKSGAMQIVVGTHALFQEGVEFAELALVIIDEQHRFGVHQRLMLREKGEKAGFYPHQLIMTATPIPRTLAMTVYADLDTSIIDELPPGRSPITTVVISEDRRAEIVERVKEACVKERRQAYWVCTLIDESEVLEAQAAEAICEDLTKALPMLKIGLVHGRMKAQEKQVVMRQFKHAELDVLVATTVIEVGVDVPNASLMIIENAERLGLSQLHQLRGRVGRGSTASFCVLMYKSPLGKISQKRLQVLRDSQDGFVISEKDLEIRGPGEVLGTKQTGVAEFKVANLMRDRKMIPMVQHYAKVLIQKYPDIADCLIQRWLNNKEIYSNA from the coding sequence ATGAATGCACGGCTTCTCAATGCGGTGCCATTGACGACACTCACCGGCGTGGGCGCAGCGATTTCCGATAAACTTGGTAAACTCGGCATTCATAACTTGCAAGATTTGTTGTTCCATTTGCCGATTCGCTATGAAGATCGTACTCGCATCACGCCGATAGCGCAGCTCCGCCCGGAGCAATATTTTACTATTGAAGGCATGGTGCAAACCTGTGAAGTAACTTTCGGTCGCCGCCCCATTTTGTCCGTTGGTTTATCCGATGGCACCTCAAAAATTATGTTGCGTTTTTTCAATTTTAACGCGGGCATGCGCAACAGTTTTCAAATTGGCGAACGCGTGAAAGCGTTTGGCGAAGTAAAGCGTGGCCGCTTTATGGCGGAAATTCACCATCCTGAATATCAAATCGTCCGCGATAAAGCATCGCTTGAGTTGGAAGAAACGCTGACACCGATTTATTCGACCACCGAAGGGCTCAAACAAAATTTATTACGAAAATTAATGGATCAAGCATTGGCGCTGCTTGACAACGTGCAGATTGCGGAAATTTTGCCTCATGAATTAAATCCGCATCAGTTCAGTTTAAAAGAAGCGCTTCATTTACTACATCGTCCACCGCCAGACATTTCGCTTGAAATATTAGAACAAGGCAAGCATCCCGCTCAACAAAGACTGATTTTTGAAGAATTGCTCGCACATAATCTCGCCATGCAAAAAGTTCGATTGGGAATGCAGCAGTTTTTAGCTTTACCTTTGCGAGATCAAACGGATTTAAAACAACGATTTTTAGCCGGCTTATCTTTCCGTCCCACTGAGGCGCAAACGCGCGTGGTCGGCGATATAGAACAAGATCTAGCGAAAAATTTCCCAATGATGCGTCTGGTGCAAGGCGATGTGGGATCCGGTAAAACGTTGGTCGCTGCGTTAGCTGCCTTGACTGCGATTGATAATGGTAAACAAGTGGCGTTAATGGCACCGACAGAAATTTTAGCCGAGCAGCATGCCGATAATTTCCGCCATTGGTTTGAACCTTTGGGTATCAATGTGGGTTGGCTTGCCGGAAAAGTAAAAGGCAAGGCGCGCCGGGCAGAGCTTGAAAAGATCAAGAGTGGTGCGATGCAAATAGTAGTCGGCACGCATGCGCTTTTCCAAGAGGGCGTGGAGTTCGCTGAGCTTGCCTTAGTTATCATTGACGAACAGCACCGCTTTGGAGTTCACCAACGCTTGATGCTACGCGAAAAAGGAGAAAAAGCAGGATTTTATCCGCATCAACTGATTATGACTGCAACGCCGATTCCGCGAACTTTAGCAATGACGGTGTATGCGGATTTGGACACATCAATTATTGATGAATTACCGCCGGGTCGCTCGCCAATTACTACGGTCGTTATTTCGGAAGACCGTCGTGCCGAAATCGTGGAGCGAGTGAAAGAAGCCTGTGTGAAGGAAAGGCGACAAGCCTATTGGGTATGCACGCTGATTGATGAATCGGAAGTGTTGGAGGCGCAAGCCGCTGAAGCTATTTGCGAAGATTTAACGAAAGCTTTGCCGATGTTGAAAATTGGCTTAGTTCATGGGCGCATGAAAGCGCAAGAAAAGCAGGTTGTGATGAGACAGTTTAAGCATGCCGAACTGGATGTTTTAGTTGCCACAACAGTCATTGAAGTCGGGGTGGATGTACCGAATGCGAGTTTAATGATTATTGAAAATGCCGAACGGTTAGGATTATCACAACTTCATCAATTACGCGGACGCGTGGGGCGTGGAAGCACCGCATCTTTCTGTGTTCTGATGTATAAATCGCCACTTGGAAAAATTTCTCAAAAACGCTTGCAAGTATTGCGCGATAGCCAAGATGGCTTTGTGATTTCGGAGAAAGATTTGGAAATTCGCGGGCCGGGTGAGGTGCTTGGTACAAAGCAAACTGGTGTGGCGGAATTTAAGGTAGCGAATTTAATGCGCGATCGCAAAATGATTCCAATGGTGCAGCATTACGCAAAAGTGCTAATTCAGAAATATCCCGATATAGCGGATTGTTTGATTCAACGTTGGCTGAATAATAAGGAAATTTACTCGAACGCTTAA
- a CDS encoding DUF5363 family protein, protein MTEQIEKPKGWFKRALEKYDNFIKAYDLDSPSCCGVPKMREDENGNLKKEDSLFKK, encoded by the coding sequence ATGACTGAACAAATTGAAAAACCAAAAGGCTGGTTTAAGCGCGCTTTGGAAAAATACGACAATTTCATCAAAGCCTATGATCTTGATTCACCGAGCTGTTGCGGCGTGCCGAAAATGCGTGAAGATGAAAACGGAAACTTAAAAAAGGAAGATTCGCTTTTCAAAAAATAA
- a CDS encoding ATP-binding protein produces MKNLKYFARRYVDWVIRLGRVRFSLLGLVILAVLALSAQILLSFFITNQIDWRDVVRSIIFGLFTAPFVIYFFTLLVEQLERSRLDLSKTVSRLQNEILERIQAEQKLSIALNNLEKSNRDKGTLLATISHELRTPLNGIIGLSRILLDDQLSAQQRNYLKTINISAVSLGYIFSDIIDLDKFDTQRLELNFQPTDLNSLLNDIQNFAILMSEPKNLQFSLEITSELPDSLYLDRARLSQILWNLISNAAKFTEKGKITLQVSAPENDVYQFSVIDTGSGIAPCELDNIFKMYYQVKENANRSSGSGIGLAISKNLARLMGGDLHVKSRLGSGSTFDLTIRAKKSEPIRDNSLLQSSLHLSVLLVEDIKLNVIVAKSALEKLGHHVDVAMNGQEAIYLFERNTYDIVLLDIKLPDMSGFDIAEHFRQKYEDGIYDFLPPLVAFTANVMQTEQEYLAKGLDAVLRKPLALGELRHCLYRFFAEEMEPSSVQTAFTDKSQHQTLNTELIGLLGKTQMAQNLALFKQMMPNYLSELHQTFNAYRQNHYLAEQVADLAHKIKGAAASVGLLTVQGWAEKMQHNEAEDWRWSIELWLNKLDETWQDNVKELEDYLNI; encoded by the coding sequence ATGAAAAACTTAAAATATTTTGCACGTCGCTATGTAGATTGGGTAATTCGGCTCGGTCGCGTTCGATTCTCTTTACTCGGCCTGGTTATTTTGGCGGTCTTAGCATTAAGTGCACAAATTTTATTAAGCTTTTTTATTACCAATCAAATTGATTGGCGGGATGTGGTTCGCTCTATTATTTTTGGTCTTTTTACCGCGCCTTTTGTCATTTATTTTTTCACGCTTTTAGTCGAACAATTAGAGCGATCTCGCCTTGACCTTTCTAAAACGGTTTCTCGTTTGCAAAATGAAATTTTGGAGAGAATTCAAGCGGAGCAGAAACTTTCCATTGCGCTTAATAATTTAGAAAAAAGTAACCGGGATAAAGGTACTTTACTTGCAACTATTAGCCACGAGCTGCGCACACCGCTTAACGGAATTATCGGGTTGAGTCGTATTTTATTAGATGATCAACTTTCGGCACAGCAGCGTAATTACCTTAAAACCATCAATATTAGCGCGGTTAGTTTGGGATATATTTTTAGCGATATTATTGATTTGGATAAATTTGATACTCAACGGTTAGAACTTAATTTCCAGCCGACGGATTTGAATTCGCTGTTAAATGATATTCAGAATTTTGCCATACTGATGAGCGAACCTAAAAATCTTCAGTTTTCTTTGGAAATTACTTCAGAATTACCGGACTCGCTTTATTTGGATCGTGCAAGATTAAGTCAAATTTTGTGGAATTTGATTAGTAATGCGGCGAAGTTTACTGAAAAAGGCAAAATTACTTTGCAGGTTAGCGCTCCGGAAAACGACGTTTATCAATTTAGCGTAATCGATACGGGAAGCGGTATTGCGCCATGCGAGTTAGATAATATTTTTAAAATGTATTATCAAGTTAAGGAAAACGCAAATCGCTCTTCCGGTAGCGGGATTGGTCTTGCTATCTCAAAAAATTTGGCACGTTTAATGGGCGGCGATTTGCATGTAAAAAGTCGCCTTGGTAGCGGCTCCACTTTTGATTTAACCATTCGTGCCAAAAAAAGCGAACCAATAAGGGATAATTCGCTGTTACAGTCGTCATTGCATTTGTCGGTGTTGCTTGTGGAAGATATCAAACTCAATGTTATCGTGGCAAAAAGTGCACTGGAGAAATTAGGGCATCATGTGGACGTGGCGATGAATGGGCAGGAAGCAATTTATTTATTTGAGCGTAATACTTACGACATTGTTTTATTAGATATTAAATTACCCGATATGTCGGGTTTTGATATTGCCGAGCATTTCCGTCAGAAATATGAGGACGGCATTTATGATTTTCTTCCGCCACTTGTAGCTTTTACCGCAAATGTGATGCAAACCGAGCAAGAATATCTGGCCAAAGGGCTGGATGCGGTGCTGCGCAAGCCACTCGCCTTAGGAGAACTGCGGCATTGTTTATATCGTTTTTTTGCCGAGGAAATGGAACCTTCTTCTGTACAAACGGCATTTACGGATAAAAGTCAGCATCAAACTCTAAACACGGAACTTATCGGCTTATTAGGTAAAACGCAAATGGCGCAGAATTTGGCATTATTCAAACAAATGATGCCAAATTATTTAAGTGAATTGCACCAAACTTTTAACGCTTATCGACAAAATCATTATTTAGCCGAACAAGTGGCCGATCTCGCCCATAAAATTAAAGGCGCGGCGGCATCTGTGGGCCTGTTAACCGTTCAAGGTTGGGCGGAGAAAATGCAGCATAATGAAGCCGAAGATTGGCGTTGGAGCATCGAATTATGGCTTAATAAATTGGATGAAACTTGGCAAGACAATGTGAAGGAATTAGAAGATTATTTAAACATCTAG